A stretch of Fusarium poae strain DAOMC 252244 chromosome 2, whole genome shotgun sequence DNA encodes these proteins:
- the PDB1 gene encoding pyruvate dehydrogenase E1, beta subunit (BUSCO:30714at5125): protein MSRILRPAARLAASTRAIRAPVAPSAAQSAITRAALARPVVFGSAQTRSYADNSSGVKEYTVRDALNEALAEELEQNEKVFILGEEVAQYNGAYKVTKGLLDRFGDKRVIDTPITESGFCGLAVGAALSGLHPVCEFMTFNFAMQAIDQVINSAAKTLYMSGGIQPCNITFRGPNGFAAGVAAQHSQDYSAWYGSIPGLKVVSPWSAEDAKGLLKAAIRDPNPVVVLENELMYGQSFPMSEAAQKDDFVIPFGKAKIERSGKDLTIVSLSRTVGQSLVAAENLKKKYGVEAEVINLRSIKPLDVETIIQSVKKTHRLLSVESGYPAFGVGSEILALTMEYGFDYLDAPAARVTGAEVPTPYAQKLEEMSFPTEKLIEDYAAKVLRL, encoded by the exons ATGTCTCGCATTCTTCGACCCGCAGCTCGCCTCGCTGCTTCGACTCGAGCTATCCGTGCTCCCGTTGCTCCTTCGGCTGCTCAGTCTGCCATCACCCGCGCTGCTCTTGCGCGACCCGTTGTTTTCGGTTCCGCCCAGACCCGATCCTACGCCGACAACAGCTCCGGCGTCAAGGAGTACACCGTCCGAGATGCGCTCAACGAGGCTCTCGCTGAGGAGCTCGAGCAAAACGAGAAGGTCTTCATTCTCGGAGAGGAGGTTGCCCAATACAACGGTGCCTACAAGGTGACCAAGGGTCTTCTCGACCGCTTCGGTGACAAGCGTGTCATTGACACCCCCATCACCGAGTCTGGTTTCTGTGGTCTCGCTGTCGGTGCTGCCCTCAGTGGTCTTCATCCCGTT TGTGAGTTTATGACCTTCAACTTTGCTATGCAGGCTATCGATCAGGTTATCAACTCTGCCGCCAAGACCCTCTACATGTCTGGTGGTATCCAGCCCTGCAACATCACCTTCCGTGGTCCCAACGGTTTCGCTGCTGGTGTTGCCGCTCAGCACTCCCAGGACTACTCCGCCTGGTACGGCAGCATTCCTGGTCTCAAGGTCGTTTCTCCCTGGAGCGCCGAGGATGCCAAGGGTCTCTTGAAGGCCGCCATCCGTGACCCCAACCCCGTCGTTGTTCTCGAGAACGAGTTGATGTATGGTCAGAGCTTCCCCATGTCCGAGGCTGCCCAGAAGGACGACTTCGTCATTCCCTTCggcaaggccaagattgagCGATCCGGCAAGGACCTGACCATCGTGTCCCTCAGCCGCACTGTTGGCCAGTCTCTGGTTGCCGCTGAGAACCTCAAGAAAAAGTACGGTGTTGAAGCCGAGGTCATCAACCTGCGATCCATcaagcctcttgatgttgagaCCATCATCCAGTCTGTTAAGAAGACACACCGTCTTCTATCCGTCGAGTCTGGCTACCCTGCCTTCGGTGTCGGATCTGAGATCCTTGCCTTGACAATGGAGTACGGTTTCGACTATCTCGATGCCCCTGCTGCTCGAGTCACTGGCGCTGAGGTCCCTACCCCTTATGCTCAGAAGCTTGAGGAGATGTCCTTCCCTACTGAGAAGTTGATTGAGGACTACGCTGCCAAGGTTCTTCGTCtgtaa
- the MZM1 gene encoding Mitochondrial zinc maintenance protein 1, mitochondrial (BUSCO:58641at5125), protein MTTVPALNAYRHLMRAARIAFQGDAPVLSAAQLQIRNEFRQKATIDASDAPAAIKHAEEVAKVLRQNVVQGRRIEDGKDSYKLRIHKDIERGDNESIKTAGKGTIGGGCCGGGKK, encoded by the exons ATGACTACCGTCCCGGCTCTCAATGCTTACCGACACCTGATGCGCGCGGCACGCATTGCTTTCCAAG GTGACGCTCCTGTTCTGTCTGCAGCTCAGCTTCAGATTCGTAATGAATTCCGTCAAAAGGCCACGATCGATGCGTCTGATGCTCCTGCAGCGATCAAGCACGCCGAGGAGGTTGCGAAGGTCCTTCGCCAGAATGTCGTTCAGGGTCGAAGAATAGAGGACGGCAAAGATTCTTACA AACTGAGAATACACAAAGACATCGAGCGAGGCGACAACGAATCTATCAAGACAGCTGGCAAAGGCACAATCGGGGGAGGGTGCTGCGGCGGTGGTAAAAAATAA
- the ERG6_1 gene encoding Delta(24)-sterol C-methyltransferase (BUSCO:29243at5125), whose amino-acid sequence MVASSNTGLEREDHQRDADFNKAMHGNSAQARGGVAAMFRKGGAAKQAAVDEYFKHWDNKPAENETPEERAARQAEYATLTRHYYNLATDLYEYGWGQSFHFCRFSQGEPFYQAIARHEHYLAHQIGIKEGMKVLDVGCGVGGPAREIAKFTGAHITGLNNNNYQIERATHYAFKEGLSNQLQFVKGDFMQMSFPDNSFDAVYAIEATVHAPTLKGIYSEIFRVLKPGGVFGVYEWLMTDEYDNDNLRHREIRLGIEQGDGISNMCKVSEGIAAIHDSGFEMLHHEDLADRPDTLPWYWPLAGELRYVQTVGDFFTIVRMTTWGRTIAHGLAGILETFKLAPAGTKKTADSLALAADCLVAGGRDKLFTPMYLMVARKPAA is encoded by the exons ATGGTTGCCTCATCGAACACCGGCCTCGAGCGCGAGGACCACCAGCGCGATGCCGACTTCAACAAGGCCATGCACGGCAACTCAGCCCAAGCCCGAGGTGGCGTCGCTGCCATGTTCCGCAAGGGCGGTGCTGCTAAGCAGGCTGCTGTTGATGAGTACTTCAAGCACTGGGACAACAAGCCCGCAGAGAACGAGACTCCTGAAGAGCGAGCT GCCCGTCAAGCCGAGTACGCTACTTTGACCCGACA CTACTACAACCTTGCTACCGATCTCTACGAATACGGATGGGGCCAATCCTTCCACTTCTGCCGATTTTCCCAGGGTGAGCCCTTCTACCAGGCCATTGCCCGCCATGAGCACTACCTTGCCCACCAGATTGGTATCAAGGAGGGAATGAAGGTTCTTGATGTCGGTTGCGGTGTGGGTGGTCCCGCCCGTGAGATCGCCAAGTTCACCGGTGCTCATATTACTGGCctgaacaacaacaactacCAAATTGAGCGAGCCACCCACTACGCCTTCAAGGAGGGTTTATCAAACCAGCTTCAGTTTGTCAAGGGTGATTTCATG CAAATGTCTTTCCCTGACAACAGCTTTGATGCTGTTTATGCCATTGAGGCTACCGTCCACGCTCCCACTCTCAAGGGCATCTACAGCGAGATCTTCCGTGTTCTTAAGCCTGGTGGTGTCTTTGGTGTGTATGAGTGGCTCATGACTGACGAGTACGACAATGACAACCTCCGCCACCGTGAGATTCGATTGGGCATCGAGCAGGGTGATGGCATTTCCAACATGTGCAAGGTCTCCGAGGGTATCGCTGCCATCCACGACTCCGGCTTCGAGATGCTCCACCACGAGGATCTCGCGGATCGTCCTGATACCCTCCCCTGGTACTGGCCTCTGGCTGGTGAGCTTCGCTACGTCCAGACTGTTGGTGACTTCTTCACTATCGTGCGCATGACCACCTGGGGTCGAACCATCGCCCACGGTCTTGCCGGTATCCTTGAGACCTTCAAGCTTGCCCCTGCCGGAACCAAGAAGACTGCTGATAGCTTGGCCCTCGCTGCTGACTGTCTTGTCGCTGGTGGCCGAGACAAGCTCTTCACTCCCATGTACCTCATGGTGGCTCGCAAGCCTGCCGCGTAA
- the SLT11 gene encoding Pre-mRNA-splicing factor slt11 (BUSCO:35375at5125), translated as MPPQIKQDLNRSGWETTDFPSVCETCLPENPYVKMLKEDYGAECKLCTRPFTVFAWSATRANGRKKRTNICLTCARLKNCCQCCMLDLSFGLPIVVRDAALKMVAPGPQSDINREYFAQNNEQLIEEGKVGQEEYEKTDEKARELLRRLANSKPYFRKGRTIEEGESSKSGNAAIGAGLGGPGPIRTRDSKAAAALGAKPGGKSRQVFPSAAQLPPSPRDWLPPADKSIMSLFVTGIEDDLPEYKLREFFKAHGKIKSLVCSHMSHCAFVNYETREAAEKAAEACQGRAVIAGCPLRVRWGQPKAIGTMDKEQRSQMLRDARQRQGGSQGQGSRSVDGGGESGTRSAALPAPVAAPPGASDTPAYAALSGD; from the exons ATGCCACCCCAGATCAAGCAAGATCTTAACCGCTCAGGATGGGAGACTACCGATTTTCCGTCCGTTTGCGAGACGTGTCTCCCCGAGAACCCTTACGTTAAAATGCTCAAAGAAGACTATGGCGCCGAATGCAAATTG TGCACTAGACCTTTCACTGTGTTTGCTTGGAGCGCTACGCGCGCGAACGGTCGCAAGAAGCGAACCAACATTTGCCTGACGTGCGCCCGGCTCAAGAATTGCTGTCAGTGTTGCATGCTTGATCTTTCATTTGGCCTTCCTATCGTCGTACGCGATGCTGCTCTCAAGATGGTCGCTCCCGGACCCCAATCCGACATCAACCGCGAATACTTCGCTCAAAATAACGAACAATTGATTGAGGAGGGAAAGGTTGGACAAGAGGAATACGAAAAGACAGATGAGAAGGCACGTGAGTTATTACGAAGACTTGCAAATAGTAAACCCTACTTCCGCAAAGGAAGGACCATCGAGGAGGGTGAAAGTTCTAAAAGCGGAAACGCAGCTATTGGTGCTGGCCTTGGCGGACCTGGCCCTATTCGAACTCGAGATTCCAAAGCTGCCGCGGCTTTGGGAGCTAAACCAGGCGGCAAGAGTCGCCAGGTGTTCCCAAGCGCTGCTCAGTTGCCTCCGAGCCCGCGCGACTGGCTACCCCCTGCCGACAAGAGCATCATGTCGCTTTTCGTAACTGGCATCGAGGACGACCTACCCGAGTACAAGCTCAGGGAATTTTTCAAGGCGCATGGTAAGATCAAGAGCTTGGTCTGCTCACACATGTCACACTGCGCCTTTGTCAACTACGAAACTCGAGAGGCGGCTGAGAAAGCCGCAGAGGCATGCCAAGGTCGTGCTGTCATTGCTGGATGTCCGCTGCGGGTTCGATGGGGACAACCAAAGGCAATCGGTACTATGGATAAAGAACAAAGAAGTCAGATGCTGCGTGATGCCAGACAGCGTCAGGGAGGTTCTCAGGGTCAAGGTTCACGATCGGTGGACGGCGGTGGCGAGTCCGGTACCCGGTCTGCAGCTCTCCCTGCCCCTGTGGCAGCACCTCCTGGAGCTTCTGATACACCTGCCTACGCTGCTCTTTCTGGAGACTAG
- a CDS encoding hypothetical protein (BUSCO:32265at5125), with translation MASVATVTLPLPALPSGWAADKDFKAVGKLSEATQRSIEPVGPHFLAHARRARHKRTFSEDDRIQAQESAKNVEDGDVSDESEPEDPMMLQREAKDWKTQDHYKILGISKYRWRATEDQIKKAHRKKVLKHHPDKKAAQGRVDDDQFFKCIQKATDVLLDPIKRRQFDSVDEEAEVEPPTKKQLQKTDYYKAWSKVFKSEARFSKTHPVPSFGSADATKEQVEDFYNFWYNFDSWRTFEYLDEDVPDDNENRDQKRHQERKNTNARKKRKAEDNARLRKLLDDASAGDERIKRFRQEANASKNKKRLEREAAEKKAKEEAQAAKEAEEKASKEAEEKAKADRESSKKAKEAAKNAVKKNKRVLKGSVKDANYFAAGEPTPADIDSVLNDVETIQGKIDPDEIAALAGKLNGLKVADEIKAVWSGETKRLVEAGKLKDGDIKVLA, from the exons ATGGCTTCGGTGGCTACTGTGACACTCCCCCTTCCCGCCCTTCCCAGCGGCTGGGCTGCCGATAAGGACTTCAAGGCTGTTGGCAAGCTTTCTGAGGCTACTCAGCGAAGCATCGAGCCTGTCGGCCCTCACTTCCTCGCCCACGCTCGACGAGCCCGTCACAAGCGTACTTTCTCTGAGGATGATCGCATCCAGGCCCAGGAGAGTGCCAAGAATGTCGAAGATGGCGATGTTAGCGACGAGAGCGAGCCTGAGGATCCCATGATGCTTCAGCGTGAGGCCAAGGATTGGAAG ACTCAGGATCATTACAAGATCCTTGGTATTTCCAAGTACCGCTGGAGGGCCACTGAGGACCAGATCAAAAAGGCCCACCGCAAGAAGGTTCTCAAGCACCACCCCGATAAGAAGGCTGCCCAGGGTCGTGTCGACGACGATCAGTTCTTCAAGTGTATCCAGAAGGCCACCGACGTCCTCCTTGACCCCATCAAGCGCCGCCAATTTGACTCTGTTGATGAGGAGGCTGAAGTCGAGCCCCCCACCAAGAAGCAGCTTCAGAAGACCGACTACTACAAGGCGTGGAGCAAGGTCTTCAAGTCCGAGGCTCGCTTCTCCAAGACTCACCCCGTCCCCTCCTTTGGAAGCGCCGACGCCACCAAGGAGCAGGTCGAGGACTTTTACAACTTCTGGTACAACTTCGACAGCTGGCGAACTTTCGAGTACCTCGATGAAGATGTTCCTGATGACAACGAGAACCGCGACCAGAAGCGACACCAGGAGCGTAAGAACACCAACGCTcgtaagaagagaaaggctgaAGACAATGCTCGTCTCCGCAAGTTGCTAGACGATGCTTCAGCTGGAGATGAGCGTATTAAGCGATTCCGACAGGAAGCCAACGCTTCTAAGAACAAGAAGCGTCTGGAACGCGAGGCCgcggagaagaaggctaagGAGGAGGCTCAGGCTGCCAAGGAAGCTGAGGAGAAGGCTTCCAAGGAGGCCGAagagaaggccaaggccgATCGTGAGTCTTCCAAGAAGGCTAAGGAGGCTGCCAAGAACgctgtcaagaagaacaagcgTGTGCTCAAAGGATCCGTCAAGGACGCCAACTACTTCGCTGCCGGCGAGCCCACACCTGCTGATATCGACTCTGTTCTTAACGATGTCGAGACCATTCAGGGCAAGATTGACCCCGATGAGATTGCTGCTCTTGCTGGCAAGCTTAACGGCCTCAAGGTCGCCGACGAGATCAAGGCTGTCTGGAGCGGCGAGACCAAGAGGCTTGTCGAGGCTGGCAAGCTCAAGGATGGTGACATCAAGGTTTTGGCGTAA